The following is a genomic window from Calliphora vicina chromosome 5, idCalVici1.1, whole genome shotgun sequence.
gtttttaaattacataaaaacaaATCTAATGTTTTGTGAATTTATGATTTTAACGTCCATTTGCTGTagcattttcaataaatttaatcgctataatttataaaatgatttgAAGTATTTGAACTAAATGTTGTTGCTATTAATAAATTGTTACCTTATTGgatatttaattttctcaatttctcctaaaaaatgtgtattatttttaattgttaaataatatttgaaagcTAATTAGGCAATGAATTTCATAGACAATGAACAGATATTAATCGATTGAATTATTTACTAAATAATATGTACTCATTTTACTTTCATATGAATTTGGTAGTTAAATCTTTTTGTCAGTTATTGCTTAACCGTTCACAATGAATCTAGATCGCATAATACGCGTaactagtttttatttatttctaaccGGATACCATATACGTTGGTACGATCGTAAATCGTTACATTATCGTTTACAAATATGTGGAATTGTTTATTTTCTCATCCTGTTCCTTTTGTATCTCATCTGCTTCTGTCATCATTTTGAGAGCTCGTCcatgttgaaattgttattgGATATGTCACCATTTTTAAAGGACCTAGTACGTTTACAAGTATTGTTGGGCCTTAAAGCTTTCGTATTTTGTATGATTGAATGgaaaaatttaaccaaaatatcGAATGACTTAGTACGCATTCTCACGGAAACTTTAAAACGTCAAGATTCATTTGATATGTGGGAAGCTAGTATCTACCTGATGTTTTTCTCTACCCTCATGGTGGCCTTCACGTTTGGTTTGTATATAGCAATCGAGCTTAAATTTGAGTTACCGCCTTTGGATCATATAATGATAGGCTTGGGTTTATTTATACCTCACTTGACTGTGGCTGGTTGTTTGCGTCTATATACTTTGGGCTTATGTTCCATTAAACGAGAATTGGTTATTATGCGGTCAATTTTAGAAGAACACGATGACGATATCATTTCCAAAAACTTACAATCGAATGTAGTGGTTGAAATTGTTAATCcggttttaaatcaaaattcaaatgatttcacattattttATGCGAATATCTCCAAACGTTTAGATTTTATAGCACATTATTTGAAACTGTTCGATTCAGTTTTACAACGTCAATTGGGTGTATTAGTAGGTCTGAATTTTAACTGTTTATTGGCCGGTGTTTATGGTCGCgtgtattttgaaaattcttggaatgttttatttacaaatcgaaatcgtagaattttttATGCCAGCAATAGCgccatatttgtttgtattctgTTGGACTATGCGATTTTGTTAATAACGAGATGGAATTTTGTCAGAGCggtaagtttaattaaaaaaatatgttaaaatgtcAGAATTAACCTTAAGCtgaaatatgtaattaattataataaatataattacgtATATTTTACAGAAACAAAATCTTTACGAAATAATAGTGGCacgattatttgaaaagaagCGTCTTGTAGTTGAAATAAAgtcaattttaaaacatattaaacataaGTTATCAAAAGACttcaaattaaaactatttggtTTAGTGGAATTTAATACATGGAATTTTTTAATGGTACGTTTTTACACAAAAGcatttaaacatattaaaaatataaaataaatgttatcgCTTTATCTACTTTCAGCTTCAAGGtttaatgatttcaataattgcTTTAATTATATCCCATCAATATTTAAACGATCAAATTAAAACACTTACTGAACGATTAGATATTAATGAGtctgaataaataaatacaaattttacataaataaacacttgtttcattaaatacaaattcacataaaatattaaaattttttacaattattacTGACACTTTAATATGATTTAAATTAACGGATTATATTGCAACTCTAAAAGTACCGAGTATCGAGTACTCACAAAAAGCAGTCGGTATTTAGTACTCAATACCGAAATACTCAGTACTTTTACATCACAAGTGAACAAGCGGCGTTTGTATGagaagaaaaacattttatttttatttttaaattgtaaatttatgaaagattgtgcaaaaaaattaatgcaaaatGAGTGCCGGTAATATGCTATATGGCGGTGATGAAATTGGAGCACTGGTGTTTGATCCAGGACATCATTCCCTAAGAGTAGGCTATGCTCAAGAGGATACACCAAAGGCGGAAATTCCCTCTGTAGTAGGAGTGGGCCCGCAATCCCCTGATACAAATATGGATTTGGAGACGAAATCTGATAATAATATAACACAAAATAGTaggtttacaaatttttaatcaaaatgaaaaataataaaaaaaaataaaatttctccaGATACAGATTCTCAAAAATATTATGTAGACACCACGTACATAAACGTGCCCCGTTCTAATATGGAAATACAGACGTATATGAAAGATGGCATGATTGATAATTGGGATCTATTCGAAAAAGTTATTGACTATGCTTATGCCAAGGTCATACAATCAGAACCGGAATATCATCCGGTATTATTTTCGGAAGCCTCCTGGAATGTGCGCAACAATCGTGAAAAACTAACTGAGCTAATGTTTGAAAAGTATAATGTGCCCGCAttctttttagttaaaaatgctGTTTTGGCAGCTTTTGCTAGTGGTAGAGCCACCGCCTTGGTGGTAGACAGTGGAGCTACACACACTTCAGCTGTACCCGTACACGAAGGATATGTTTTGTCACAGGCTGTGGTTAAATCACCTCTAGGTGGTGACTATTTATCAATGCAGTGTCGTCAACACTTGGAAAAGGGTGGTATTGATTTGTCGCCAGCTTATAATATTGCTTCCAAAGATGTGGTGAAGGAACGTGATGCTCCTCGTTTTACCACTCGCAAGTTGCCTGAAAATTTAACACAATCTTGGCAGAATTATATGATGAAGTCATTGCTGCAAGATTTTCAAATGAATATTCTGCAGGTGTTGGAAAACCCTTTTGACGAAAGAGTAGCTTCTCAGATACCCATGGTACATTATGAATTTCCTAATGGTTATCATCAGGAGTTTGGCTCAGAACGTTTTAAATTGGCGGAAAGTTTGTTCGATCATGCTCCCTTGGGGGCAGGTCAACTGGCATCTACTAGTGTTGGAATGTGTGATGCTGATGTCCGTTTATCGTTATACGGATCGGTGGTAGTAACAGGTAATTTAATTACATATCGTCGTTGCGACAACATGAGCTCTTTTTACAACTTTTCAGAACAAGAactcagtttatttttatatatttttattagtattatttaaatatttatattaattataggCGGCAACACATTGCTTCAAGGATTCCCAGAACGTTTAAATCGTGATTTGCAATTACGCGCTCCCTCTAACACACGCCTGAAAATGATTTCTGCCAATGGTAGTGTAGAAAGACGATTTGGTGCTTGGATAGGCGGATCAATATTGGCTTCAATTGGCACATTCCAACAAATGTGGATATCATCTCAAGAATATGAAGAATCCGGCAAAAGTCAAGTAGAACGTAAATGTCCCTAAATTattcttaaaacaaaacaaaaaaactaatttaaacaaaataatttcaaaagaaaaacttCGCTTAAATATAAGTTAAAGACTTCCATAAAAACAACACAAGTCAACAGGTAAtttaattactatttttttattatttactttatgAGAGTAcatttagtttatatttataattgaaCTTAAAATAGTACATATTTAAATGCCTTTTTATGGATTCTATTGCATTAAACGTTCAAacgtttaatttgaatttttgtttagttgTGTTTCTTACTGGTGTATCGTTGTTTTTAGTTGTTAATTCATATGATATGGAAATGGAGTGAATTTTAGGTTGTAAATCACCATATGGGGGTATAAAGCCCATAATATTAGTGCGTTTTATTGGCTTTTTGTGCTGTAAAGATTCTTCGGTAACTTCTTGGCAAAGCTTTAAAAAGCGTCACATTTTAGCAGACATAGTATTGTTGCAAACACATTGCtgtaatgagaaataaaaagaaaaattatatacatagttTTACAAAAGAACCTTAAGAATATACCTTGGCATCTAATACGGCTTCAGTCCAATCTTCTTTGGCAATATTTGTTACAGCTTTTACTAAAATCTGTTTAACTTTAGCTACATTttcggaaaatgtttttaaaacatcCTGAACATTTACGCCTTCACATCCCATACGCCAGCAGTCATAATCGGTGGCAATAGCCACTGAGCCATAAAGTAAACCAGCTTCTTTGGCTAAAACTACTTCAGGACATGTGGTCATATTGATTAAATCACCACCCCATTGTCTAAACATATTACTTTCGGAACGTGAAGAAAAACGTGGACCTTCAATGGTGACAATACAAGCCTTATCGTGAACTGCAATATTTAACTCTTTGGCGCTGGCCAATAGAATTTGTCTACACCTTTCACTGAATGCCGGATACATAGGTAAATGGCATACACCTTGGGGACTGCTGTCGGCACCATCATAAAATGTCTGGGCTCTCTTTGTAGTACGATCTATGAAATCGTTAGGTAACACCAAGTTGCCCGGTTTGATTTCTTCACGCAATGAACC
Proteins encoded in this region:
- the Grl40a gene encoding uncharacterized protein Grl40a — translated: MNLDRIIRVTSFYLFLTGYHIRWYDRKSLHYRLQICGIVYFLILFLLYLICFCHHFESSSMLKLLLDMSPFLKDLVRLQVLLGLKAFVFCMIEWKNLTKISNDLVRILTETLKRQDSFDMWEASIYLMFFSTLMVAFTFGLYIAIELKFELPPLDHIMIGLGLFIPHLTVAGCLRLYTLGLCSIKRELVIMRSILEEHDDDIISKNLQSNVVVEIVNPVLNQNSNDFTLFYANISKRLDFIAHYLKLFDSVLQRQLGVLVGLNFNCLLAGVYGRVYFENSWNVLFTNRNRRIFYASNSAIFVCILLDYAILLITRWNFVRAKQNLYEIIVARLFEKKRLVVEIKSILKHIKHKLSKDFKLKLFGLVEFNTWNFLMLQGLMISIIALIISHQYLNDQIKTLTERLDINESE
- the Bap55 gene encoding actin-like protein 6B — its product is MSAGNMLYGGDEIGALVFDPGHHSLRVGYAQEDTPKAEIPSVVGVGPQSPDTNMDLETKSDNNITQNNTDSQKYYVDTTYINVPRSNMEIQTYMKDGMIDNWDLFEKVIDYAYAKVIQSEPEYHPVLFSEASWNVRNNREKLTELMFEKYNVPAFFLVKNAVLAAFASGRATALVVDSGATHTSAVPVHEGYVLSQAVVKSPLGGDYLSMQCRQHLEKGGIDLSPAYNIASKDVVKERDAPRFTTRKLPENLTQSWQNYMMKSLLQDFQMNILQVLENPFDERVASQIPMVHYEFPNGYHQEFGSERFKLAESLFDHAPLGAGQLASTSVGMCDADVRLSLYGSVVVTGGNTLLQGFPERLNRDLQLRAPSNTRLKMISANGSVERRFGAWIGGSILASIGTFQQMWISSQEYEESGKSQVERKCP
- the Mtap gene encoding S-methyl-5'-thioadenosine phosphorylase; translated protein: MLHIECKDSNLEPVPIKIGIIGGSGLDDPDILEQRKETVVDTPYGSPSDALIEGEINGVKCVLLARHGRKHNIMPTNVNYRANIWALRQVGCTHLIVSTACGSLREEIKPGNLVLPNDFIDRTTKRAQTFYDGADSSPQGVCHLPMYPAFSERCRQILLASAKELNIAVHDKACIVTIEGPRFSSRSESNMFRQWGGDLINMTTCPEVVLAKEAGLLYGSVAIATDYDCWRMGCEGVNVQDVLKTFSENVAKVKQILVKAVTNIAKEDWTEAVLDAKQCVCNNTMSAKM